In the Verrucomicrobiia bacterium genome, one interval contains:
- a CDS encoding MFS transporter — protein sequence MTVAQSLKLLRAEAIITTAIISMPVMNSFFASIGLDQGQIGVSQAIFTLVLLLFNIPTGWLADRFSRKIANAFGDVTVASGFIFYALAGNFTEIIIAEVIIGIGIAFSHGADVGLLKAYCDHLQRSYRQESAWIAARRPIVEGAAAIAGGFIGAQNPRLALLLTAVPFLAGAVLSLGVKEVGVRRQRQTGTPVKGLKRQLRAAFSDMARITKYALHGHKDLAWSIVAAATAREITHAIIWVLTPLLLLAGVPAEVIGVAWAVNLAMVSIGAWLGGKVAERWSDARLFAVPAVASLLAMLTLAWQTNLWTIGLYAVFGLARGWYAAVMAPIVQRHTPDDMQSTVFSVSGSLGQLLYIVVVIAVNGAGNWGVQWAMLANALLFLPLVLLVVARLKRP from the coding sequence ATGACAGTTGCGCAAAGTCTCAAGTTGCTACGCGCCGAAGCGATCATTACGACGGCGATCATTTCGATGCCGGTGATGAATAGCTTTTTTGCGAGCATTGGCCTTGACCAAGGGCAGATCGGTGTCAGCCAGGCGATATTTACACTGGTGCTGCTCCTGTTTAATATTCCAACTGGTTGGCTAGCCGACCGTTTTAGCCGGAAAATAGCGAATGCGTTTGGCGACGTAACGGTGGCATCGGGGTTTATATTCTATGCACTGGCGGGTAACTTTACAGAAATAATCATTGCTGAAGTGATTATTGGCATTGGCATTGCGTTCAGCCATGGTGCTGACGTCGGGCTGCTCAAAGCTTACTGCGATCATTTGCAGCGTAGTTACCGCCAAGAATCGGCATGGATTGCTGCCCGGCGCCCTATAGTAGAGGGCGCGGCGGCGATTGCTGGTGGGTTTATCGGTGCACAGAACCCGCGCTTGGCGCTGCTACTTACGGCGGTGCCTTTTCTGGCGGGCGCAGTACTGTCTTTGGGCGTGAAAGAGGTGGGAGTACGCCGCCAGCGGCAAACCGGTACGCCGGTCAAGGGCTTGAAGCGTCAGCTTCGTGCTGCATTCAGTGATATGGCGCGAATTACCAAGTACGCACTTCATGGCCATAAAGATTTGGCCTGGTCAATCGTGGCTGCAGCCACCGCCCGTGAAATCACCCATGCCATTATTTGGGTGCTGACACCGCTACTGTTGCTGGCTGGAGTGCCGGCCGAAGTTATTGGGGTTGCCTGGGCGGTTAACTTGGCGATGGTGAGCATTGGTGCCTGGTTGGGTGGCAAAGTTGCCGAGCGGTGGAGCGACGCACGACTGTTTGCGGTACCGGCAGTGGCTAGCCTACTGGCGATGCTCACGCTTGCGTGGCAGACCAACCTTTGGACGATTGGCCTGTACGCTGTTTTTGGGCTGGCTCGCGGCTGGTACGCAGCGGTGATGGCGCCCATTGTGCAGCGACACACGCCAGACGACATGCAGTCTACGGTTTTTTCTGTGAGCGGAAGCCTCGGGCAGCTGCTCTACATTGTGGTGGTGATTGCCGTGAATGGAGCCGGCAATTGGGGCGTGCAGTGGGCGATGCTCGCTAACGCCCTGTTGTTCTTGCCACTGGTGCTGCTGGTTGTCGCGCGATTGAAGCGACCATAG
- the murJ gene encoding murein biosynthesis integral membrane protein MurJ, whose product MPERKRMGRVKSVVAKANKRLSVQLAAALLASSSLISALLGLFRDRLLNSTYFDTYPVGIDAYTVAFTIPDFMFFLLVSGALSVTFIPVFNNRLVNGNKKSAWELSTSLINFMAIITLITSVLIMIFAEPLVQYVVGPGLDEQGRGLAVSMMRVIAINPFLFAIASVIASMQQAVGRFTFYALAPTIYNIGIIIGITVFSNGITIFGYQIFEGGIMGVALGVVLGSIMQLIVSSIGLIGLGFDYRFKIFWKNRGFRQVLRLLPARSFDQGMDYLNSIVETNLASRMVAGTVRAYQQATTLHMVPVTLIGVAISTAAFPKMTERMSQGRPDLFKKELQAVLRVIIWLALPVAIITYFTRGYLVHFIKNGGELVIAGILGVLAIAILFRSIYHIAARSFYAQQDTKTPLYISFATIGLNILLAILFTMHFDMGPQGLAWAQSIVAFIEVVVLFYVMSRRIPDLFDKYFVSAVLRMMSATGLMAIVTYISVKIFELNSGDKSFLAAFPKFALVSIISLGAYVVFSRLLKLHEVNPILSRLRQFFFKEYRSKPPTTKD is encoded by the coding sequence GTGCCGGAACGAAAACGAATGGGCCGCGTCAAAAGCGTCGTCGCTAAGGCTAATAAGCGCCTCTCGGTGCAGCTCGCGGCGGCCCTGCTGGCTAGTTCGAGCTTAATTTCGGCACTCCTTGGCCTCTTTCGGGACCGCTTATTAAATAGCACCTACTTCGATACCTATCCGGTCGGGATCGATGCTTATACGGTCGCCTTTACTATCCCTGACTTCATGTTCTTTTTGCTCGTTTCAGGGGCACTAAGCGTTACTTTTATACCGGTGTTTAATAACCGCTTAGTAAATGGCAACAAGAAATCTGCCTGGGAACTCAGCACCAGCCTGATTAACTTTATGGCGATTATTACGCTGATCACCAGTGTATTAATCATGATTTTTGCTGAACCACTGGTGCAATATGTGGTCGGCCCTGGGCTCGATGAACAAGGTAGGGGCTTAGCGGTGAGCATGATGCGGGTAATCGCGATTAATCCCTTCTTGTTTGCGATTGCTTCGGTGATTGCCAGTATGCAGCAAGCGGTGGGGCGGTTTACGTTTTATGCGCTGGCACCGACGATTTATAACATCGGTATTATTATTGGTATCACAGTCTTTTCAAACGGCATCACCATTTTTGGCTACCAGATTTTTGAAGGCGGCATTATGGGCGTGGCGCTCGGTGTGGTGCTTGGTTCGATTATGCAGTTAATTGTCAGTAGCATCGGCTTGATTGGCCTTGGCTTTGATTACCGGTTTAAGATTTTCTGGAAGAATCGTGGCTTCCGCCAGGTGCTGCGGTTGCTGCCGGCGCGTTCATTCGACCAAGGTATGGATTATTTAAACAGCATCGTCGAAACCAACCTGGCATCGCGCATGGTGGCCGGAACCGTACGCGCCTACCAACAGGCCACAACGCTACATATGGTACCGGTAACGCTCATTGGCGTGGCAATTTCAACTGCAGCTTTCCCTAAAATGACCGAACGAATGAGCCAAGGGCGCCCAGACCTGTTTAAAAAAGAGCTACAGGCAGTGCTACGAGTGATTATTTGGTTGGCGCTTCCGGTGGCGATTATTACCTACTTTACCCGCGGCTATTTGGTGCACTTTATTAAGAATGGTGGCGAACTCGTTATTGCGGGTATTTTGGGCGTCCTGGCGATCGCTATACTTTTCCGGTCGATTTATCACATTGCGGCCCGTAGTTTTTATGCGCAACAAGATACCAAAACGCCGCTGTATATTTCGTTTGCCACAATTGGCCTTAATATTCTACTGGCAATTTTATTCACTATGCACTTTGATATGGGGCCGCAGGGCCTGGCTTGGGCGCAGTCGATTGTGGCATTTATTGAGGTAGTGGTGTTGTTTTATGTCATGAGCCGCCGCATTCCTGACTTGTTTGATAAGTATTTCGTGAGTGCGGTGCTTCGGATGATGTCTGCCACTGGCTTGATGGCGATTGTGACATACATTAGTGTAAAAATTTTTGAACTTAACTCAGGCGATAAAAGCTTCCTGGCGGCCTTTCCGAAGTTTGCCCTGGTGAGCATTATCAGCCTGGGGGCTTACGTGGTCTTCTCTAGACTACTGAAGCTGCATGAAGTAAACCCTATCTTATCGCGGCTTCGCCAGTTCTTCTTTAAGGAATATCGATCCAAGCCGCCAACAACAAAAGACTAG
- a CDS encoding nucleoside monophosphate kinase, producing MKDVASHHHLNAIKQWLGSGAINIFGLPYAGKDTHGRSLAQLFDAPLLSGGEILRNSVVSPELKRQLDAGMLVPQDEYLNTVTPFLSKAEFAGKPLILSSVGRWIGEEEGVLAATEASGHPTKAVIYLHLGEAVMRQRWTKSQAEGDRGDRADDAEHAIATRIQEFNEKTIPVIEAYRQKGLLIEVNSDAAKDEVLENILARLFLKASQD from the coding sequence ATGAAAGATGTAGCTTCTCACCATCACCTTAACGCCATTAAGCAGTGGCTTGGAAGTGGTGCAATAAATATTTTCGGCCTTCCGTATGCCGGCAAAGACACGCATGGCCGTTCGCTGGCACAATTGTTCGACGCCCCGCTGTTGAGTGGCGGTGAGATTTTGCGTAACAGTGTTGTTTCGCCCGAGCTAAAGCGCCAACTAGATGCCGGTATGCTTGTGCCACAGGACGAATACCTAAACACCGTCACCCCATTCTTAAGCAAGGCCGAGTTCGCCGGCAAACCCCTAATCCTAAGCTCAGTTGGCCGCTGGATTGGCGAAGAAGAAGGCGTGCTGGCCGCCACCGAAGCCAGTGGCCACCCAACCAAGGCAGTGATTTACTTACACCTTGGCGAAGCCGTTATGCGGCAACGATGGACAAAGTCGCAAGCCGAAGGCGATCGCGGTGATCGCGCCGACGATGCCGAGCACGCCATCGCCACCCGTATCCAAGAATTTAACGAAAAAACCATCCCAGTGATCGAGGCTTATCGTCAAAAGGGTTTGCTTATTGAGGTAAATAGCGATGCCGCTAAAGATGAGGTGCTCGAGAATATCCTTGCTCGATTATTCTTAAAAGCTTCACAAGACTAA
- a CDS encoding DUF2277 domain-containing protein, with product MCRNIKVLFNFDPPATDEEIEAAALQFVRKLSGFHHPSQVNEPAFNQAIKETAVVAKRLLTSLQTQAEPRNREEEAAKAHERAVKRFGLKSQ from the coding sequence ATGTGCCGAAACATTAAAGTATTATTCAATTTTGATCCACCAGCTACTGACGAAGAAATAGAGGCGGCAGCTTTGCAATTTGTGCGAAAGCTATCGGGCTTTCATCATCCGTCGCAGGTAAACGAGCCTGCTTTTAATCAGGCAATTAAGGAAACGGCAGTGGTGGCTAAGCGACTACTCACTTCGCTACAAACCCAAGCCGAACCTCGTAACCGTGAAGAAGAAGCGGCCAAGGCGCATGAACGAGCGGTAAAGCGATTCGGTCTGAAGTCGCAGTAA
- a CDS encoding transcriptional regulator, with protein MTERQMQILAAIIEQYAEIAAPVGSITLAKLFGVSSATIRAEMARLEEMGFIAQPHTSAGRVPTDKGYRLYVNSLTLQQEQPQLDRSTRAIERRVSTHADRADRAIRSAVDSLVELTHNLGLATIGDQMYMSGISNLFSQPEFARGEHVQAVASLLDNLEPWLREAAPNEPLNVYIGSENPIGKTSGATLIISRFRSPFSDRSYIGILGPTRQSYARTMQLVRHAGAMLEEVL; from the coding sequence ATGACAGAACGCCAAATGCAAATCTTGGCCGCTATAATCGAGCAATATGCCGAAATTGCCGCACCCGTCGGTTCTATTACCCTGGCAAAGTTGTTCGGTGTCAGTTCGGCGACAATTCGGGCAGAAATGGCCCGCCTTGAAGAGATGGGCTTTATTGCGCAGCCGCACACCAGCGCCGGGCGGGTCCCCACCGATAAGGGCTACCGGTTATACGTTAACAGCCTGACTTTACAGCAAGAGCAACCACAGCTCGATCGCAGTACGAGAGCGATTGAGCGACGAGTCTCTACCCATGCTGACCGCGCTGACCGTGCAATTCGAAGCGCCGTCGATAGCTTGGTCGAGCTCACCCATAACTTGGGTCTGGCGACAATTGGCGATCAAATGTATATGAGCGGCATTAGCAATCTGTTCAGCCAGCCAGAATTTGCTCGTGGTGAGCATGTGCAGGCAGTGGCATCACTACTCGATAATCTTGAACCATGGCTACGCGAGGCCGCACCAAACGAACCGCTAAATGTCTATATTGGCAGCGAAAACCCCATTGGTAAAACTTCGGGCGCCACGCTGATTATTAGCCGCTTCCGGTCGCCTTTTTCTGACCGCAGTTATATCGGTATTTTAGGGCCAACCCGTCAAAGCTATGCCCGCACCATGCAGCTCGTACGTCATGCTGGCGCCATGCTAGAAGAAGTGTTATAA
- the tilS gene encoding tRNA lysidine(34) synthetase TilS, which produces MAKTLVITSLFGMAWWLVTRPITVTVPPGNYVLAVSGGVDSMVLLDIFKKQQTPKVTVIVAHVDHGIREASHRDAQFVEAAAKSAGLPFISRRFELGANASEEIARKARYDFLQEVAKTHAAQIVTAHHADDVLETMAINVVRGTGWRGIAALRSEAIFRPLLEFWKAELVDYAREYNLTWREDETNNQPRYLRNRLRQKLAHLSLEQKNMLLALHASQVGLKSQIEQESHRLMAQAKVGEGEYARYMFIMTDGVVQEELLRAVFQAELGWSPPRPQLHRIAVAMKTFSAHATFVINPSSHLLFTRTTFIVRCAQA; this is translated from the coding sequence TTGGCAAAGACTTTAGTAATTACGTCGCTTTTTGGCATGGCGTGGTGGTTGGTGACTAGGCCGATTACCGTAACGGTGCCACCCGGGAATTACGTGCTGGCTGTATCGGGCGGGGTGGATTCAATGGTGTTGCTTGATATCTTTAAAAAACAGCAAACCCCGAAGGTTACAGTAATTGTGGCTCATGTCGATCATGGCATTCGAGAGGCCTCTCATCGCGATGCACAGTTTGTCGAAGCGGCCGCTAAAAGCGCGGGGCTGCCGTTTATTTCACGGCGTTTTGAACTCGGGGCTAACGCGAGCGAAGAAATTGCCCGAAAAGCTCGTTACGATTTTTTGCAGGAAGTGGCAAAAACTCACGCTGCCCAGATTGTCACCGCCCATCATGCCGACGATGTGCTTGAAACTATGGCCATTAATGTCGTGCGCGGCACTGGTTGGCGGGGTATTGCCGCTCTAAGGAGTGAAGCGATTTTTCGGCCACTGTTAGAATTTTGGAAGGCGGAACTCGTAGACTATGCCCGTGAATATAACCTTACGTGGCGCGAAGACGAAACTAATAACCAGCCGCGCTATTTGCGCAACCGTCTACGTCAAAAGCTAGCCCATTTATCTTTAGAGCAAAAAAATATGCTGCTCGCGCTACATGCATCACAGGTTGGTCTAAAATCTCAAATCGAGCAAGAAAGTCACCGCTTAATGGCGCAAGCAAAGGTGGGTGAAGGCGAGTATGCCCGCTATATGTTTATTATGACCGATGGTGTGGTGCAAGAAGAACTGCTTCGGGCGGTATTTCAGGCCGAATTAGGCTGGTCGCCGCCTCGGCCACAGCTTCATCGGATTGCGGTGGCAATGAAAACGTTCTCGGCGCATGCAACTTTCGTCATTAATCCAAGCAGTCACTTACTTTTTACGCGCACAACCTTTATTGTCCGCTGCGCACAGGCGTGA
- a CDS encoding transcriptional repressor: MHTESERLLEKILREKRHNVTAPRLAVFRALYGSEPLFMRQLLAKVGASIDRVSVYRTVALYEELGLIHRITIGWKYKLELSEIFQAHHHHICCLRCGKLQAIKENTALEQTIQAMADEAGFSLETHQLELQGYCKDCQKAL, from the coding sequence ATGCACACCGAGTCCGAACGACTGTTAGAGAAAATCTTACGCGAGAAACGTCATAATGTTACTGCCCCGCGGCTCGCCGTGTTCCGGGCACTTTACGGCAGCGAGCCGCTGTTTATGCGCCAGCTATTAGCAAAAGTCGGTGCCAGCATCGATCGTGTCAGCGTGTACCGCACAGTGGCATTGTACGAAGAGCTCGGCTTGATCCACCGGATCACAATTGGCTGGAAGTATAAGCTCGAATTAAGCGAAATTTTTCAGGCACACCACCATCATATCTGCTGTTTACGCTGTGGAAAGCTACAGGCCATCAAAGAAAACACCGCTCTTGAACAGACAATCCAGGCCATGGCTGATGAAGCCGGATTTTCCCTCGAAACCCATCAGCTTGAACTGCAAGGTTACTGCAAGGACTGTCAAAAAGCGCTATAA
- the ftsH gene encoding ATP-dependent zinc metalloprotease FtsH, whose translation MKKLPQKKPSSNAVRTTLFWAILVLIVLTLLSIFAPQQQLKDVSFSEVIRRANSGEIAKLEIEGNNIKITPQGKKEPTEKSYKEGGSSIYEQGLRQDAKAEVKVIEPSSAGTAAWNIISLLLPVLLIGGLFFLMFRQAQGQNNQAMGFGRSKARLYGNEKDKVVFSDIAGNNEAKEDLQEVVDFLKHPKKFQAVGAKIPKGVLLVGPPGTGKTMLARAVAGEAGVPFMSISGSEFVEMFVGVGASRVRDLFAKAKKNAPAIIFIDEIDAVGRRRGSGMGGGHDEREQTLNQILVEMDGFETGTNVIVLAATNRADVLDPALLRPGRFDRRVGITLPERKDREAILKVHFAKKPMDESVNIDALAAKTAGSSGADLANIANEAAIIAARHNRKTITNNDVTAAFEKVAIGPERKTKVMNEKDKEITAYHEAGHAIVGHVLPDSDPVHKVTIIPRGGTGGVTWFLPPEDRNYTSVVEFKDILARALGGRVAEKVIYGDDQVTTGAGSDLRKATEIARNMVLEQGMGDKLRDQVFHEDNGGMMFDRMVHERPYSDETARLIDQEVEALVKEAARRAEAVIRANPGPLKALAEALLVEETIDEEGVKKFLKDAKLPQEAKLY comes from the coding sequence ATGAAAAAACTACCTCAAAAGAAACCCTCAAGCAATGCTGTCCGTACAACGTTGTTTTGGGCGATCTTGGTGCTGATTGTACTGACCTTACTTAGCATTTTTGCCCCTCAGCAGCAACTAAAAGATGTGTCGTTCTCTGAAGTAATTCGCCGCGCTAACAGTGGTGAAATTGCAAAGCTTGAAATTGAAGGCAATAACATTAAAATTACCCCGCAAGGGAAAAAAGAGCCGACTGAAAAGTCTTATAAAGAAGGCGGCAGCAGCATTTACGAACAAGGACTTCGTCAAGATGCCAAGGCTGAAGTAAAAGTCATCGAACCCTCATCGGCTGGGACCGCTGCTTGGAACATTATTTCCTTATTGCTGCCGGTACTTTTGATTGGCGGCTTGTTCTTCTTGATGTTCCGCCAGGCCCAAGGGCAAAATAACCAAGCTATGGGCTTTGGCCGCAGTAAGGCTCGCTTGTATGGCAACGAAAAAGATAAAGTAGTATTTTCGGATATCGCTGGTAACAATGAAGCTAAAGAAGACCTTCAGGAAGTGGTTGACTTCTTGAAGCACCCAAAGAAGTTCCAGGCAGTTGGTGCCAAAATTCCTAAAGGTGTGTTACTCGTTGGGCCTCCGGGAACCGGTAAAACCATGCTTGCCCGGGCAGTCGCCGGAGAAGCTGGGGTGCCCTTCATGAGTATTTCTGGTTCAGAATTTGTTGAGATGTTTGTTGGTGTTGGTGCCAGCCGTGTGCGCGACTTGTTTGCTAAAGCAAAGAAAAACGCTCCGGCGATTATTTTCATCGACGAAATCGACGCTGTTGGGCGCCGTCGCGGCAGTGGTATGGGCGGTGGCCATGATGAACGCGAACAAACCCTTAACCAAATTTTGGTAGAAATGGACGGGTTTGAAACGGGCACAAATGTGATTGTTCTTGCCGCCACCAACCGAGCAGATGTACTTGACCCAGCCCTGCTTCGCCCCGGTCGCTTTGATCGCCGCGTTGGTATTACCTTGCCGGAACGCAAGGACCGCGAAGCTATTCTGAAGGTGCATTTTGCGAAAAAGCCAATGGATGAATCGGTCAATATTGACGCTTTAGCCGCAAAAACTGCCGGTAGTAGCGGCGCTGATCTTGCCAATATTGCTAACGAAGCGGCAATTATCGCTGCTCGCCATAACCGTAAAACTATCACTAACAATGACGTTACGGCTGCCTTTGAAAAAGTGGCTATCGGTCCTGAGCGTAAGACCAAGGTAATGAATGAAAAAGACAAAGAAATCACCGCTTATCATGAAGCTGGACACGCAATTGTTGGCCATGTACTCCCTGATAGTGACCCAGTACATAAAGTGACGATTATCCCTCGCGGTGGTACCGGCGGTGTCACGTGGTTCTTGCCACCTGAAGACCGTAACTACACCAGCGTCGTTGAATTTAAAGACATCTTGGCTCGTGCGCTCGGCGGCCGTGTTGCCGAAAAAGTGATTTACGGCGACGATCAAGTAACCACCGGCGCCGGCAGCGATTTGCGCAAAGCGACCGAAATTGCCCGCAACATGGTACTCGAACAAGGTATGGGCGACAAGCTCCGAGATCAAGTGTTCCATGAAGACAACGGCGGCATGATGTTCGACCGCATGGTGCATGAACGACCATATTCAGACGAAACCGCCCGACTTATCGACCAAGAAGTTGAAGCGCTTGTGAAAGAAGCGGCTCGTCGTGCTGAAGCAGTCATTCGCGCTAATCCCGGCCCACTGAAGGCGCTGGCTGAAGCCCTGCTGGTTGAAGAGACCATTGATGAAGAAGGCGTCAAGAAGTTCTTGAAGGACGCCAAATTACCACAAGAAGCAAAACTTTACTAA
- a CDS encoding prohibitin family protein has product MKQAYNTANLPKFKIKGAIFWPIVLVVALALLCVRTVDAGEVGVITRFGEVSREVQSGLALKLPWPIETIHYMDTRIQKEEQDAKAATADLQDVSATLALNYAINREEATQLYKEIGPLYQARVVTPALQESFKAATAEYTAVQLLTKRAEVKQKTLAKIKERVEPYGIRIEDVSIVNFSFSEDFSRAIEAKQVAAQEAERAKFNLERAKLDAEAQNVQKQSLSPGLLQKMAIDKWDGKMPQYLGGGAVFNIPLQQ; this is encoded by the coding sequence ATGAAACAGGCATATAACACCGCTAACCTACCAAAATTTAAAATCAAGGGAGCCATTTTTTGGCCAATCGTTCTTGTCGTTGCCCTAGCACTTCTGTGTGTACGGACCGTGGACGCTGGCGAAGTCGGCGTTATTACCCGCTTTGGCGAGGTCAGCCGCGAGGTGCAAAGTGGTTTGGCACTGAAACTACCGTGGCCGATTGAAACCATTCACTACATGGATACCCGTATTCAAAAAGAAGAACAAGACGCCAAGGCCGCCACAGCCGACCTTCAAGATGTTAGCGCGACGCTAGCCCTCAACTATGCCATTAACCGCGAAGAAGCTACCCAGTTGTATAAAGAAATTGGCCCGTTATACCAAGCTCGGGTGGTAACGCCAGCTTTGCAAGAATCTTTTAAAGCGGCTACTGCCGAATACACCGCCGTCCAGCTGCTGACAAAGCGGGCCGAGGTAAAACAAAAGACGCTAGCTAAAATTAAAGAGCGCGTGGAGCCGTATGGTATTCGGATTGAAGATGTCAGCATTGTGAACTTTAGCTTTAGCGAAGACTTCAGTCGAGCCATCGAAGCCAAGCAAGTTGCGGCTCAAGAAGCTGAGCGTGCTAAATTTAACCTCGAGCGCGCCAAGCTCGATGCCGAAGCGCAAAACGTGCAAAAGCAATCGCTTAGCCCTGGCCTGCTCCAAAAAATGGCCATCGATAAATGGGATGGTAAAATGCCGCAGTATTTAGGTGGTGGGGCAGTGTTTAATATTCCTCTGCAGCAGTAG
- a CDS encoding DUF427 domain-containing protein, producing MMKATWNGQLIAEAPKSELILIEGNWYFPPATIKKEYFTPSETHTTCFWKGEASYYTVVVDGQKNQDAAWYYPAPSPDAIRRVGKDFSNYVAFWHGVVVGD from the coding sequence ATAATGAAAGCAACATGGAACGGGCAGTTAATCGCCGAAGCACCAAAAAGCGAACTGATCCTTATTGAGGGCAACTGGTACTTTCCGCCGGCTACCATTAAAAAAGAGTATTTTACGCCAAGTGAAACGCACACTACTTGTTTTTGGAAGGGTGAGGCCAGCTACTACACGGTGGTGGTTGATGGGCAGAAAAACCAAGACGCCGCTTGGTACTACCCGGCGCCAAGCCCGGATGCCATAAGGCGGGTTGGCAAAGACTTTAGTAATTACGTCGCTTTTTGGCATGGCGTGGTGGTTGGTGACTAG
- the lepA gene encoding translation elongation factor 4, which translates to MSTSTTLSDIRNFCIIAHIDHGKSTLADRLMELTGTVEQRDMKSQLLDSMDLEREKGITIKLQPVRMQYKGVQLNLIDTPGHVDFSYEVSRSLQACEGALLVVDASQGIQAQTLANVYLAMEANLTIIPVLNKIDLPAADVPRVSKEIVDLLGCDPSEILAVSAKTGEGVEAVLDAVLERVPAPKSENNKDTRALIFDSVYDEYRGVILYVRVIDGQLNTGAEITMMAASSNGLALEVGALRPKMTPTSSLKTGEIGYIVTNLKSVSEARVGDTVTTTKAPATEPLAGYKEVKPFVYAGVFPSAAEDYPTLKDALEKLTLNDAALQYTFENSQVLGHGFRIGFLGLLHMEIVKERLERSHNIELIITNPSTDYQITLISGEEITIQSAAELPDVVKIAEIREPWIKGEIVTPQSYIGGVLQLIINGRGHQKNITYLDSELALISFEAPLANMLTDFYDKLKSITSGYGSFNYELADYRADQLVRLDFLIAGERADALSVMVHRTEADRLGREMTARLKEVIPKQLFVVSLQAAVGGKVIARENVPALKKNVTGHLYGGDVSRKKKLWAKQKEGKKRLKKFGKVEIPAEAFIVLLKQK; encoded by the coding sequence ATGAGTACAAGCACCACACTTTCTGATATCCGTAATTTTTGCATTATTGCCCATATTGATCATGGCAAAAGTACCTTAGCCGACCGGCTAATGGAGCTGACCGGCACAGTTGAGCAGCGCGATATGAAATCGCAATTACTTGATAGCATGGACCTCGAGCGCGAAAAGGGGATTACCATTAAATTGCAGCCGGTGCGCATGCAGTACAAAGGCGTACAACTTAATTTAATTGATACACCTGGGCACGTTGATTTTAGCTACGAAGTCAGCCGTAGCTTACAGGCCTGTGAAGGCGCGTTACTGGTGGTGGATGCTTCTCAGGGCATTCAGGCCCAGACGCTAGCCAATGTGTACCTGGCGATGGAAGCTAACCTGACTATTATTCCGGTGCTAAATAAAATTGATCTGCCAGCCGCCGATGTGCCCCGAGTAAGCAAAGAAATCGTCGATTTACTCGGCTGCGACCCGAGCGAAATCTTGGCGGTGAGTGCCAAAACCGGCGAAGGCGTTGAAGCGGTGCTTGATGCAGTGCTCGAGCGTGTGCCGGCTCCGAAGTCGGAGAATAACAAAGATACACGGGCGCTGATTTTTGATTCTGTCTACGATGAATACCGCGGGGTGATTTTGTACGTCCGAGTGATTGACGGGCAGCTCAATACCGGTGCAGAAATTACCATGATGGCAGCAAGCTCGAATGGATTGGCGCTTGAAGTGGGCGCTTTGCGGCCAAAAATGACCCCGACCAGCAGTCTCAAAACTGGCGAGATCGGCTATATTGTCACTAACCTAAAATCTGTTTCGGAAGCCCGGGTTGGTGATACGGTCACCACCACCAAGGCTCCCGCAACTGAACCGCTCGCCGGCTACAAAGAAGTCAAGCCATTTGTCTACGCTGGTGTGTTTCCCAGTGCCGCCGAAGATTACCCCACCCTTAAAGATGCACTCGAAAAGCTCACCCTCAACGATGCCGCACTGCAATATACCTTTGAAAACAGCCAGGTACTGGGCCACGGCTTTCGTATTGGTTTCTTGGGTCTTTTGCACATGGAAATTGTCAAGGAACGCCTGGAGCGATCGCATAATATTGAGCTCATTATTACTAACCCATCAACCGACTACCAGATTACGCTTATTAGCGGTGAGGAGATAACTATCCAATCGGCGGCCGAACTACCCGATGTAGTGAAAATTGCTGAAATTCGCGAACCATGGATTAAGGGCGAAATCGTTACGCCGCAAAGCTATATTGGCGGGGTGCTGCAGCTAATCATCAATGGCCGTGGTCATCAGAAGAACATCACCTACCTCGATAGCGAGCTGGCGCTGATTAGCTTTGAGGCACCCTTGGCTAATATGCTCACTGACTTTTACGACAAACTAAAAAGCATCACTAGTGGCTACGGTAGCTTTAATTACGAATTAGCAGATTACCGCGCCGATCAACTGGTGCGGCTCGACTTCTTAATTGCCGGCGAGCGAGCCGATGCTTTAAGCGTTATGGTGCACCGCACCGAGGCCGATCGACTGGGGCGAGAAATGACAGCCCGCTTAAAAGAAGTGATCCCGAAGCAGTTATTTGTGGTTAGCTTACAGGCAGCAGTTGGCGGTAAGGTTATCGCCCGAGAAAACGTGCCGGCCTTAAAAAAGAACGTCACTGGACATTTGTATGGCGGTGACGTATCGCGCAAGAAAAAGCTTTGGGCGAAGCAAAAAGAGGGTAAAAAACGCCTCAAGAAATTCGGTAAAGTTGAAATTCCCGCCGAAGCGTTTATCGTGTTGTTGAAGCAAAAATAG